The segment GACTGTTGGCTCTTGTCATGGAATCTCCTCATAATTCCGCGCCGGGCACCCGTCACACCCGCCGCGCCGTTTTCCGCGTCAATCTGTTGTTGGTCTCACTGTGGACCGACACCTAACAAGCGTAGTGCGATTTGAACATGAACGTGGCTATCGTGGAATCCCTGGACCGGGTCAATGCCCGGGAATGGGACGGTCTGCTGACTCAAGGCTACCCCTTTCTTCGCCACGCCTTTCTTCACGCGCTGGAGCGCCACCAGGGCCTCGGACCGGGCACGGGATGGCATCCCCGCTATTTGCTGATGCGCGAGGGAGCCAAGCTGGTGGGTGCCCTGCCCCTGTATCTCAAGGATCATTCCTGGGGCGAATTTGTCTTCGATTGGGCCTGGGCCGATGCCTGCCGGCGCAGCGGTGTCCGCTACTACCCCAAACTGATTATCGCCGCCCCTTACACGCCGGCGACCGGGCCCCGGCTGCTGACTGCCCCGGAACCAAGGCGCCCCGCCCTCATCCAGGCACTGGCGGCAGCGGCCATGGACTACGCCCGGGACAGTGGGGTCTCATCTCTCCATGGGCTGTTCATGACGGAGGAGGCCTTGCAGGCGCTGGAGCAACACGGTGCATTGCGCCGCACAGGCTGCCAGTTTCACTGGTACAAGGGGGAGGATGAGACGTTCGAGGACTACCTGGCCCGCTTCACTTCAGCGAAACGAAAGAAGATCAAACGGGAGCGACGCCAAGTCAAAGAGGCAGGCATCACCACCCGGGTGTTGACCGGAGAGCAGGTGGAAGATGCCCACTGGCGCTGTTTTTACCGCTGCTACCGAGACACCTTTTTGCGCAAGAGCGGCTTTGTTCCCCTGCCCCTGGCGTTTTTTCAGACAGTGGGCCGGACCCTGTCCGATGCAGTGGTGCTGGCACTGGCGGAACATCGGGGCAAGGCGGTGGCGGCCGCCTTGAGCTTTCGCGGCGACAAGGTACTCTACGGCCGCTACTGGGGCAGTGAAGCCTGCTACCACAGCCTGCACTTCGAGCTGTGCTATTACACCGGTATCGAGTATTGCCTGCGCCAGGGTATCCACCGTTTCGAGCCCGGCGCCCAGGGGGAGCACAAAGTGAGCCGCGGCTTCCTTCCCCGGGCCACCTATTCGGCCCATTGGCTAAAGGACCGGCACTTCCACAATGCCGTGGCGAAGTTCCTGCGTTACGAACAAAGGGAAATGGACTACTATATGAAAAGTCTGCTGTCCCACTCGCCTTTCAAAACACCGCGGCCACTTTAGACTCAGGCGCTGACGTTCATGGTTTCTGTCAACGGTTTACAGTGGCTGGATGCCGATGATGACATCACGCCCTTCGCCCCGCCGGAGCAGGCGCTGACCGATCCCAATGGTCTGCTTGCCGTCGGCGGCAGTTTGTCACCCCAGCGTCTGACAGCGGCCTACCGCAGCGGCATCTTTCCCTGGTTCAGCGAGGGCCAGCCCGTTTTGTGGTGGTCCCCCGACCCCCGCGCCGTGTTCTATCCCGCCGAAATCAGGATTTCCCGCAGTCTGCGCAAGAGGCTCAGGCGGGGCGAATACCGGATTACGGCGGACCGGGCCTTTGCCCGGGTAATCACCGCCTGTGCCCAGACCCGCGCCGATGGACTGGGTACCTGGATTACCGCTTCCATGCGTGAGGCGTATTGCCACCTGCATGAACTGGGTGTGGCCCATTCGGTGGAAGCCTGGTACGAAAACGAGCTGGCAGGGGGACTGTACGGCGTGGCCCTGGGCCGGGTGTTTTTCGGCGAGTCCATGTTTTCGCGGCGCAGCGACGCCTCCAAAGCAGCCTTCGTAGCCCTGGCCCGACAGCTGGAAAACTGGGGCTACGCCATGATCGACGGCCAAGTCCCCTCCCGCCATCTGGCCAGCCTGGGCGCACGGCTCATGCCCCGGGCACAGTTCATCGCCCGTCTGGAGCACTATTGTCAGCAGGCGGAGCCGGTGGAGAGCTGGGCGGGATTCGGGACAACCCCATGAATACCGGTCCCGCAGGGCACAGGCGTGAAACCGTGAGCGTTTACTGCGGCCATACCCACCCGTGCAGTTATCTCCCCCGCCGCAGCGCCGTCACCCAGTTCGTCGATCCGCACCAGCCCATGGACCGCCCGCTCTACAGCAGCCTCATGGATATGGGCTTTCGCCGCAGCGGCGAGTTCGTTTATCGGCCAAAATGCCGGGCTTGCGATGCCTGCATCCCCTTGCGGGTGAACGCCGCGGGCTTTCAGCCCACGCGCAGCCAGCGTCGTACCTGGCGGCGTAACCAGGACCTGCGCACCCTCACTGTAGAGGCCGGCTTCGACCCCCGGCATTTCGCCCTCTACCGCCGCTATCTGGCTGCCAGGCATCCGCACAGCGACATGAACGGGGGGGATCCGGATCAGTACCGGCATTTTCTGCTCAGCTCCTGGTGCGACACCCGTTTCGTTGAATTCCGGCTGGGACGGATCCTGCTGGCGGTAGCGGTTGTCGACCGCCTCACAGACGGCCTGTCCGCCGTCTACACGTTTTACGAGCCCGGACACCCGAAGCGGAGCCTGGGCACCTACGCTGTACTGTGGGAAATCGAGGAGGTCCGCCGCCTGGGCCTGAGCAGCTTGTATCTGGGGTATTGGATTCCTGAGTGCCCCACCATGCGCTATAAAAGCGACTTCCGTCCGGCTCATATCCACAGGAAAAACCGCTGGATGCCGTTAACCGAATGGCGAGGTTTTGAACAAAGCCAGGCCGCTCAGCGCCCCCTTTGAAATATTCGCCTAGTTAAGGCAATATGCGCCCTCCACAGGGATTAGCTGGCGCCGCTTCTGCGCCCGCCCCCTTGGCCAGCAGCAGCGGAGTATTTGCACCTAATGGCAAAAGAAGATCACATTGAGATGGAAGGAACGGTTGTTGAAACCCTTCCCAACACCATGTTCCGGGTGGAACTGGAAAACGGTCATGTGGTGACCGCCCATATCTCGGGCAAGATGCGCAAGCACTACATCCGCATACTTACCGGCGACAAGGTCACCGTTCAGCTCACGCCCTACGACCTGAGCAAAGGACGTATTGTCTACCGGGCCCGCTAGGGCGGCAAAACGCACGTGTGGCGCATGCCGTTGACCTGGCCGGATGGTGCTTACGCGTGAGTCAGGGCCTCGCCCGCTGTGCTGAAGTGAAACACGAGTTCGCCGTCTTTAAGCGCCACAACAACATGGCCGCCGTTGGCCAATTCGCCGAACAGCAGCTCGCCGGCCAAAGGCTTTTTGATGTTTTCCTGGATCACGCGGCTCATGGGACGGGCACCCATGACCGGGTCGAAGCCGTGCTCCGCCAGCCACGCCCGTGCCTCTTCGGTCACCTCCACCGTCACGCGTTTCTCTTCCAGCTGGGCTTCCAGTTCCACCAGGAACTTGTCCACCACACTGGACACCGTCTGCCGGTCCAGCTGTCTGAACTGCACGATGGCATCCAGGCGGTTGCGGAATTCGGGTGAAAAGGTTTTCTTGACGACTTCCATGCTGTCACTGGAGTGATCCTGGGTGGCAAAACCCATGGAGCGGCGGCTGAGCTGCTCACCGCCGGCGTTGGTTGTCATAATTAGCATAACATTGCGAAAATCGGCTTTGCGGCCGTTGTTGTCGGTCAGCGTACCGTGATCCATCACTTGCAGCAGCAGGTTGTACACATCGGGATGGGCTTTTTCGATCTCGTCCAGCAATAACACGCAATGGGGATGTTTGGTAATCGCTTCAGTCAGCAAGCCGCCCTGATCATAGCCCACATAGCCAGGGGGGGCGCCGATCAGCCGTGACACGGTATGGCGCTCCATGTATTCGGACATATCGAAGCGCACCAGTTCTATCCCCAGGATTTTGGCCAGCTGGCGCGACACTTCGGTTTTGCCCACACCGGTGGGACCGGCAAACAAGAAGCAGCCAATGGGCTTTTGCGGGTTCCCCAAACCGGAGCGGGCCATCTTGATGGCGGCATCCAGGGACTCGATGGCCTCGTCCTGCCCGTAGACCACCAGTTTCAGGTCACGTTCCAGATTGCGCAGCGCCTCTCTGTCAGAACTGGAAACACTCTTCGCTGGTATGCGCGCAATCTTCGCAACAACATTTTCAACATCAGCAACGCCTATGGTTTTCTTCCGCCGTGACGGGGGCAACAAGTGCAGATTGGCCCCCGCCTCGTCAATCACGTCTATGGCCTTGTCGGGCAAATGCCGGTCGGTGATGTAGCGAGCAGACAACTCCGCCGCGGCCCGCAGCGCGGCCTGGGAATACTTCACTGAATGATGTTCCTCAAAGCGGCTCTTCAACCCTTTCAGAATAGCCACCGTGTCTTCGATGGAGGGTTCACCCACATCAATCTTCTGGAAACGGCGGGCGAGTGCCCGGTCTTTCTCAAAGATTCCACGATATTCCTGATACGTGGTGGAACCAATGCATTTCAAAGCACCGGATGCCAGCACCGGTTTGATCAAATTGGACGCATCCATGACGCCACCGGAGGCCGCTCCTGCACCGATGATGGTATGTATTTCATCGATAAAAAGAATGTTGCCCGGTTCCTTGCCCAACTGGGCCAACAGGGCCTTCAGGCGCTTCTCGAAGTCGCCCCGGTACTTGGTGCCGGCGAGCAAGGCGCCCATATCCAGCGAATAAATGGTGCTGTTCGCCAACACTTCCGGCACATCACCGGTGACAATCTTGCGCGCCAGCCCCTCCGCCAGCGCCGTTTTGCCGACGCCCGCTTCCCCGACAAACAAGGGGTTGTTTTTGCGCCGGCGACACAAGATTTGGATGGTACGTTGAATTTCGAAATCGCGACCGATCAAAGGATCAATTTTGTCGCGCCGTGCCAGCTCGTTGAGATTCGTCGCAAACGCTTCCAGCGGGGACTTCCCGGCACTCTGTCCGGTTTCCTCTTCGTCGCCGGACATAGGCAGGCCGTCAGGCTCGTCGTCTTCCCCGTGAATCTTGGAGATGCCATGGGAAATGTAATTCACCACGTCGAGACGGGCGATATTCTGACGGCTGAGAAAATAAACCGCCTGCGAATCCTGCTCGCTGAATATGGCCACCAGGACATTGGCGCCGGTGACTTCCTTCTTGCCCGATGCCTGCACATGAAACACCGCCCGCTGCAACACCCGTTGAAAACCCAAGGTGGGCTGAACTTCACGACCGTCTTCGGGAGAAAGCAGCGGCGTCGTCTCCTCAATGAAAGCCATCAAATCACTTTGCAGTTGTCCCAGGTCAGAGCCGCACGCCTCCAGCACTTTTGCTGCGGATTCGTTTCCGATCAGCGCCAACAACAAATGTTCCACGGTCACGAATTCATGCAAACGCTCCCGCGCTTCCCGAAACACGTTGTTCAACGTTTGTTCCAAATCCGGGCTTAACATAGGGTTACCTCAACTCTCGACGCTCGTCGCACTACGTCTCTTCTAAAGTACACAGCAAGGGGTGCTGATTTTCCCTGGCATAGCGATTGACCTGATCCACTTTGGTTTCAGCCACATCGCGCGTAAACACCCCGCACACCCCGGCGCCGCGGGTATGTACATGCAACATGATTTGCGTGGCTTTTTCCAGATCCATCCCGAAAAACCTACGAAGCACATCAACCACAAACTCCATAGGGGTATAGTCGTCATTTAGAATGATGACTTTAAATAGTGGGGGTTGCTTGAGCTTGGGCTTGGCGTCCTGAACTGCAACCCCATCGCTGTTTTCATGGCCAAGGAGAGGTCGATCACCCATGGCTAGTACCTATAACGTCATCTTTCAAAAGCCACTTGAGCTGTCCCAGTGTGCTCGTGATACAGGCAAGGGATTACCGGTGGGTATTCTACTACGTGACCCGCGAAAATGGCGCGGCATCGGAGATTCGGCGGCTATACTTGACAATAATACCGAGTTGGACGACAGTGTCCAAGCGTAAATATTACAATATGCTCATGCAGTATCGAGCTGGGAGTGGGGTCCGAATGCTGTACCGTGGGGATCTCTGGCGATGTGCAAACGGCTTGCTGCCGTCGCAATGCGGAGAGGTAAGCAATGAAAACCGCGACCGGTGTTGTGAAGTGGTTTAGTAACGCCAAGGGCTATGGCTTTATTCTGCCGGATGAGGGGGGAGAAGAAGTTTTTGCCCATTTCTCGGCGATCGAGATGGAAGGTTACCGGACGCTAAAACAAGGCCAGAAAGTGGAGTTTGAGTTACAAGAAGGCCCGAAGGGCTGGCTGGCTTCGCATATTCGGCCGAGCAGCTAGTACTCTTTTGCGAGTACCAGTACACCGCTGACAACAACATCACACAAAAGACGTGGGGCCTTTGTCAAAAAAGGCCCCAAGGGTTTTATTGCTTCATGTTTTGTATTACTGCCTCGCCGAAGCCGGAGCAGGAGACTTGCTCCGCACCGCTCATCAGGCGCGCCAGATCCTGCGTGACGGTCTTTGCCGCTATCGCACCGCTCACCCCCTGAATAAGCTGCTCGGCAGCGTCAAGCCAGCCTATGTGACGCAGCATCATCTCAGCGGACAATATCAGGGAGCTGGGATTCACCACATTCCTGCCCGCGTACTTGGGCGCCGTGCCGTGGGTTGCCTCAAACAAGGCCACGGTGTCGGACAGATTCGCCCCCGGCGCAATGCCGATACCGCCCACTTGGGCGGCCAGGGCGTCCGAGATGTAATCGCCGTTTAAATTCAAGGTGGCAATGACATCAAACTCCGCCGGGCGCAGCAGGATTTCCTGAAGAAAGGCATCAGCGATAACATCTTTCACCACAACCGGTTGGCCTGTAACGGGATGGTTGAACTGCATCCACGGTCCACCGTTCAGCGGCTGGGCGCCGAATTCCTCTTGCGCCAACTCATAACCCCAGCTCTTAAACGCGCCTTCTGTGAATTTCATGATGTTGCCCTTGTGCACCAAAGTCACGGAATCACGCTGGTTGTCTATGGCGTATTGCAGCGCTTTGCGCACCAGGCGCCGGGTGCCGTCCCGTGATACGGGCTTGATGCCGATGCCGGAGCTGTCCGGGAAACGGATTTTGGTCACGCCCATGTCGCGCCGCAAAAAGTCGATGACTTTCCTGGCTTCTTCGCTGCCGGCGGCCCACTCGATTCCGGCATAGATGTCTTCGGAATTTTCCCGGAATATCACCATGTTGACCTTTTCCGGCGCGCGCACCGGGCTGGGGGTGCCGGCGAAATAGCGTACCGGCCGCAAGCACAGATACAGATCCAGCTCCTGGCGCAGCGTTACGTTTAAAGAACGAATTCCGCCCCCCACGGGAGTGGTCAGCGGCCCTTTGATGGCGACAGCATACCGCCGCACTGCATCCAGGGTTTCGTCCGGCAACCAAACCCCTTCACCGTAAACCCGCGTGGCCTTCTCCCCGGCATAGATTTCCATCCAGGCGATCCGACGGCCACCGTCGTAGGCTTTTTCCACGGCGGCATCCACGACCCGGCGCATCACCGGCGTCACGTCCACGCCGATGCCGTCCCCTTCGATAAAGGGGATCAGCGGCCGGTCGGGCACGTCCATCGTCCCTGAAGCCGCAACGCTGATGGCTTCCCCGTCTGCGGGAACGATGATCTTTTCATAGGCCATGGGCATCTCCTGTTGGAAAAAAATAATGTGATTTTAGCAAGTTCCAAGCCATTTCAGCACTCGCAGGGGGAGTGCCAGTAGCGTCGCGCCTGGCGGCGATAGGGTTCCGGCGCCGTGGGGCTTTGCGCGCGCAGGCGGAACCGGATGGCGCCCAGGGCCGCCGTGCTCAAGCCCACCGCTCCCACGGCCGCATAACGGGCCATTACCTCGGGTTTGGGAAAACCGTAGCGGTTGTGCCAGCCGACGGGAAACAGCACATAGCGCGGCGCCACTGCCCGGACAAACGCCATCGTGGACGACGTATTGCTGCCGTGATGGGGGGCCACCAGCAACTTTGCTGCCAGCATTCCCCCTGCTTTGAGGAGGCTCTGTTCCGCTTTTCGTTCAATGTCTCCGGTCAGCAGCGCATCCGCCCCGCCGGCGGCGGTCACACGCAGCACACAGGAACTGTCGTTGCCGCTTGATATTGCATCAAAGGGATAAATCATCTCGAATTCCACGCCGTCCCACTGCCACCGCTGTCCCGCCTGGCAGGGGGCCACCTGAGACAGATGCTGTTCCACCGCTCTGGGTGCGCTGCTCAGGGCCCGGGCTACGGGCAGCTCACTGACGATGGACGATAAACCACCGCGGTGGTCCATGTCCCCATGGCTCAGCACCAGCAGGTCGAGCCGCCGGATGCCTTCGTGCCGCAAAAAGGGCACCACCACGGCGCGCCCCGCATCAAACTGCGGTCCAAAGCGAGGGCCGGTATCAAACAACAGCGCGTGATCAGTGGTACGCACCACCGCTGCCAGGCCCTGTCCCACGTCCAACAAGGTGAACCACGCCTCACCGTAGCCCGGCCGGGGGGGTGTGACCAGCGCCAGGGGCAGCAGCAACACTGCGCCCACCCAGCGCCCCGGGATGCCGGCCGGTGCCAACAGCATCACCGCCCCCAGCACGGCTGCCGCCAGGGCCCAGGCAGGAGGCGCCGACTGTGTCCACTCGGCCCACGGCAGGGCCGCCAGGGCCTCCAGTCCGTACCACAGTCCTGCCAGGGCCAGCCCGGCGCCATGCAGCAAAATTGCGCCCACGCCGGGCAGGGACACCAGTAGTGCCGCGCCCGCCAGGGCCAGCGGCACCACCACGAAGCCCACCCACGGTACGGCAACCAGATTGGCAAGCGGCGCAACCAGAGAACTGCGCTGAAACAAAATCAGCATCAGGGGCAACAGCCCCACCGCCAGCGACCATTGAACACGACCCCAGCTGCGCCAGTGACTGTCAGACCGGCGACGTCCCAGCAAGGCGTACAAGATGAACGCCACCGCGGCGAACGACAGCCAAAACCCCTCATCCAGGGTCGCAAGGGGATCAAAGAGCAGTACGGCAAGCAGGGCCAGCATAAAGGTGTGAACGGACTGGCTTTGGCGTCGCAACATCACAGCGCTCATCACCACTGCCACCATCAGCAGGGCCCGCTGGGTGGGCAGGGTGAACCCCGCCAGGGCGGCGTATGCCGCCGCCGCCAGCAGGCCGGCTCCGGCGCCCGCAGCGGGCGCCGGCAAGTAGAGAACCGCCCGGGGGATGCGGACCCACAGGCGACGGGCCAGAAAAAACGCCAGGCCACTCACCAGGCCGATATGGAGGCCGGAAATCGCCAATAGATGATTGGTGCCGGTGCGGGTCAGCACGGCCCATTGTCCGGAACTCACGGCCTGGCGGTCACCCACCACCAGGGCGCGGATCAGCCCAGCCATCTCACTGTCGCCCAGAATTTGCCGGATACGCTCAGTCAGTGCCTGGCGCATCCGGTCCAGGCCGGGGGGGGCATCTTCCAGCAGACGCCGCTCTCCCCGGTTTCTGACATAGCCTGTGGCCCGTACCCGCTGCCGGAACAGACGTTTTTCATAGTCGTAACCGCCCGGATTCATGAACCCGTGGGGCGGCTTCAGGCGCACGGTCAGACGCCAGCGCTGGCCTGCCACCAGAGGCGGCGCCCCCTGGTACCAACTCAGGAGCAGCCGCTTCGGTCCGCTGGAGGCCAGTGTCGCGTTTTCCCACTGAAGAACGTCAAAATAAAAACGTTCCCGGCGGCC is part of the Gammaproteobacteria bacterium genome and harbors:
- a CDS encoding GNAT family N-acetyltransferase; translation: MNVAIVESLDRVNAREWDGLLTQGYPFLRHAFLHALERHQGLGPGTGWHPRYLLMREGAKLVGALPLYLKDHSWGEFVFDWAWADACRRSGVRYYPKLIIAAPYTPATGPRLLTAPEPRRPALIQALAAAAMDYARDSGVSSLHGLFMTEEALQALEQHGALRRTGCQFHWYKGEDETFEDYLARFTSAKRKKIKRERRQVKEAGITTRVLTGEQVEDAHWRCFYRCYRDTFLRKSGFVPLPLAFFQTVGRTLSDAVVLALAEHRGKAVAAALSFRGDKVLYGRYWGSEACYHSLHFELCYYTGIEYCLRQGIHRFEPGAQGEHKVSRGFLPRATYSAHWLKDRHFHNAVAKFLRYEQREMDYYMKSLLSHSPFKTPRPL
- a CDS encoding arginyltransferase, coding for MNTGPAGHRRETVSVYCGHTHPCSYLPRRSAVTQFVDPHQPMDRPLYSSLMDMGFRRSGEFVYRPKCRACDACIPLRVNAAGFQPTRSQRRTWRRNQDLRTLTVEAGFDPRHFALYRRYLAARHPHSDMNGGDPDQYRHFLLSSWCDTRFVEFRLGRILLAVAVVDRLTDGLSAVYTFYEPGHPKRSLGTYAVLWEIEEVRRLGLSSLYLGYWIPECPTMRYKSDFRPAHIHRKNRWMPLTEWRGFEQSQAAQRPL
- a CDS encoding cold shock domain-containing protein → MKTATGVVKWFSNAKGYGFILPDEGGEEVFAHFSAIEMEGYRTLKQGQKVEFELQEGPKGWLASHIRPSS
- the clpS gene encoding ATP-dependent Clp protease adapter ClpS; its protein translation is MGDRPLLGHENSDGVAVQDAKPKLKQPPLFKVIILNDDYTPMEFVVDVLRRFFGMDLEKATQIMLHVHTRGAGVCGVFTRDVAETKVDQVNRYARENQHPLLCTLEET
- a CDS encoding DNA internalization-related competence protein ComEC/Rec2, with amino-acid sequence MHVFRELYSLPAATLCFLSGNLAFQQLPALPPVAWCWLLPVALWVTWRCPLWRPAAFFTMGFLWPLLVASPVLSQQFPVAWVGHDLVVEGRIASLPEKDGRRERFYFDVLQWENATLASSGPKRLLLSWYQGAPPLVAGQRWRLTVRLKPPHGFMNPGGYDYEKRLFRQRVRATGYVRNRGERRLLEDAPPGLDRMRQALTERIRQILGDSEMAGLIRALVVGDRQAVSSGQWAVLTRTGTNHLLAISGLHIGLVSGLAFFLARRLWVRIPRAVLYLPAPAAGAGAGLLAAAAYAALAGFTLPTQRALLMVAVVMSAVMLRRQSQSVHTFMLALLAVLLFDPLATLDEGFWLSFAAVAFILYALLGRRRSDSHWRSWGRVQWSLAVGLLPLMLILFQRSSLVAPLANLVAVPWVGFVVVPLALAGAALLVSLPGVGAILLHGAGLALAGLWYGLEALAALPWAEWTQSAPPAWALAAAVLGAVMLLAPAGIPGRWVGAVLLLPLALVTPPRPGYGEAWFTLLDVGQGLAAVVRTTDHALLFDTGPRFGPQFDAGRAVVVPFLRHEGIRRLDLLVLSHGDMDHRGGLSSIVSELPVARALSSAPRAVEQHLSQVAPCQAGQRWQWDGVEFEMIYPFDAISSGNDSSCVLRVTAAGGADALLTGDIERKAEQSLLKAGGMLAAKLLVAPHHGSNTSSTMAFVRAVAPRYVLFPVGWHNRYGFPKPEVMARYAAVGAVGLSTAALGAIRFRLRAQSPTAPEPYRRQARRYWHSPCEC
- a CDS encoding translation initiation factor IF-1 is translated as MAKEDHIEMEGTVVETLPNTMFRVELENGHVVTAHISGKMRKHYIRILTGDKVTVQLTPYDLSKGRIVYRAR
- a CDS encoding NADP-dependent isocitrate dehydrogenase — translated: MAYEKIIVPADGEAISVAASGTMDVPDRPLIPFIEGDGIGVDVTPVMRRVVDAAVEKAYDGGRRIAWMEIYAGEKATRVYGEGVWLPDETLDAVRRYAVAIKGPLTTPVGGGIRSLNVTLRQELDLYLCLRPVRYFAGTPSPVRAPEKVNMVIFRENSEDIYAGIEWAAGSEEARKVIDFLRRDMGVTKIRFPDSSGIGIKPVSRDGTRRLVRKALQYAIDNQRDSVTLVHKGNIMKFTEGAFKSWGYELAQEEFGAQPLNGGPWMQFNHPVTGQPVVVKDVIADAFLQEILLRPAEFDVIATLNLNGDYISDALAAQVGGIGIAPGANLSDTVALFEATHGTAPKYAGRNVVNPSSLILSAEMMLRHIGWLDAAEQLIQGVSGAIAAKTVTQDLARLMSGAEQVSCSGFGEAVIQNMKQ
- the clpA gene encoding ATP-dependent Clp protease ATP-binding subunit ClpA, which translates into the protein MLSPDLEQTLNNVFREARERLHEFVTVEHLLLALIGNESAAKVLEACGSDLGQLQSDLMAFIEETTPLLSPEDGREVQPTLGFQRVLQRAVFHVQASGKKEVTGANVLVAIFSEQDSQAVYFLSRQNIARLDVVNYISHGISKIHGEDDEPDGLPMSGDEEETGQSAGKSPLEAFATNLNELARRDKIDPLIGRDFEIQRTIQILCRRRKNNPLFVGEAGVGKTALAEGLARKIVTGDVPEVLANSTIYSLDMGALLAGTKYRGDFEKRLKALLAQLGKEPGNILFIDEIHTIIGAGAASGGVMDASNLIKPVLASGALKCIGSTTYQEYRGIFEKDRALARRFQKIDVGEPSIEDTVAILKGLKSRFEEHHSVKYSQAALRAAAELSARYITDRHLPDKAIDVIDEAGANLHLLPPSRRKKTIGVADVENVVAKIARIPAKSVSSSDREALRNLERDLKLVVYGQDEAIESLDAAIKMARSGLGNPQKPIGCFLFAGPTGVGKTEVSRQLAKILGIELVRFDMSEYMERHTVSRLIGAPPGYVGYDQGGLLTEAITKHPHCVLLLDEIEKAHPDVYNLLLQVMDHGTLTDNNGRKADFRNVMLIMTTNAGGEQLSRRSMGFATQDHSSDSMEVVKKTFSPEFRNRLDAIVQFRQLDRQTVSSVVDKFLVELEAQLEEKRVTVEVTEEARAWLAEHGFDPVMGARPMSRVIQENIKKPLAGELLFGELANGGHVVVALKDGELVFHFSTAGEALTHA
- a CDS encoding leucyl/phenylalanyl-tRNA--protein transferase, producing the protein MVSVNGLQWLDADDDITPFAPPEQALTDPNGLLAVGGSLSPQRLTAAYRSGIFPWFSEGQPVLWWSPDPRAVFYPAEIRISRSLRKRLRRGEYRITADRAFARVITACAQTRADGLGTWITASMREAYCHLHELGVAHSVEAWYENELAGGLYGVALGRVFFGESMFSRRSDASKAAFVALARQLENWGYAMIDGQVPSRHLASLGARLMPRAQFIARLEHYCQQAEPVESWAGFGTTP